One stretch of Brettanomyces nanus chromosome 4, complete sequence DNA includes these proteins:
- the TYS1 gene encoding Tyrosine--tRNA ligase cytoplasmic (BUSCO:EOG09342TAB) gives MSNILEDPEKKYELITKDLQEVLNPQIIKEILNEKKRPLNIYWGTAPTGKPHCGYFVPMIQLAYFLKAGCQVTILLADLHAFLDNMKAPLEVVQYRAKFYELLVKSLLTSIGVPIEKLKFVVGSSYQLTPEYTLDLFKLANIVSQNEAKRAGADVVLDEHYLGVDAQFGGVDQRKIFVLAEETIESLGYKKRAHLMNPMVPGLGQGGKMSSSDANSKVDVLEKPKQVRKKINSAFCAPGNVEENGLLSFVRYVLAPIHELKHEGEFKFFIDRPEKYGGPITFHSFEDLKTAFKEEKLSPVDLKSGVSDGINQMLEPIIKDFEASPEFQEAEARGYPTNADKKGKKAKKQKNRGTKYPGKKDDKEQDELTKKLQETKISN, from the exons ATGTCGAATATTTTAGAGGATccagaaaaaaaatacgAGTTGATCACAAAAGATCTTCAGGAAGTTCTAAATCCCCAGATCATTAAGGAGATTCTCAATGAGAAAAAGAGACCCCTCAATATCTATTGGGGCACTGCTCCAACAGGTAAGCCACATTGTGGATACTTTGTGCCTATGATCCAACTCGCCTACTTCTTGAAAGCTGGTTGCCAAGTGACGATTTTATTGGCTGATTTACATGCCTTTTTGGATAACATGAAGGCACCGTTGGAGGTAGTTCAATACCGTGCCAAGTTCTACGAGCTTCTTGTCAAATCATTGCTTACCTCTATCGGTGTTCCaattgaaaagttgaagtttGTCGTCGGTTCTTCATACCAATTGACTCCAGAATACACTCTGGATCTATTCAAGCTCGCCAATATTGTGTCCCAGAATGAGGCCAAGAGAGCTGGAGCCGATGTT GTGTTGGATGAACATTACCTTGGTGTGGATGCACAATTTGGGGGTGTTGATCAGAGAAAGATCTTTGTCTTGGCCGAGGAGACCATCGAATCTTTGGGCTACAAGAAGAGAGCACATTTAATGAATCCTATGGTGCCTGGATTGGGACAAGGTGGTAAAATGTCATCTTCGGACGCTAATTCTAAGGTCGACGTCCTAGAGAAACCAAAGCAggtgaggaagaagattaaCAGTGCATTTTGTGCTCCTGGTAACGTCGAGGAGAACGGATTACTTTCATTTGTCAGATACGTTCTTGCTCCTATTCACGAACTTAAGCACGAAGGAgagttcaagttcttcattGACAGACCGGAGAAATACGGAGGTCCAATCACATTTCATAGTtttgaggatttgaagacagCATTTAAAGAGGAGAAGTTATCGCCAGTGGACTTAAAATCGGGTGTTTCTGACGGTATTAATCAGATGTTGGAACCCATAATTAAGGACTTCGAGGCATCTCCAGAGTTCCAAGAGGCCGAGGCCAGGGGTTACCCAACAAATGCAGATAAAAAGGGTAAAAAGGCtaaaaagcaaaagaacAGGGGTACCAAATACCCAGGAAAGAAGGACGATAAGGAACAAGATGAATTGACCAAGAAATTGCAGGAGACAAAGATATCTAACTGA
- a CDS encoding uncharacterized protein (EggNog:ENOG41~BUSCO:EOG09342C5P), producing MTILESQLVGKDPTLVKFDEITGEDRYRRYGFLIIIDYIVMLAIIVLKLCFLGSDIYTLIQIYALENWDNYHAISYVPILVYKIVFTVCIGISMIFLIISIITGYRIYQKNYVIPSYLDDVARRFNSLRCYERFCIYENISTKSLADYTALTIYQLLHYDIFLWIFADTPRQVLNGATVAYSISNSFTSSNLVGIIKEIAATNEREAILLSFMTFSFIVWLFFSIKYVILIFSSMCVVPSIRRRTKLTFMRGCRSIVAESVMEMYEKEEKKKRRSMMRKRRFPSIIKDNSVAELTVLEESNSNSIGSLIHEKNPFDVEDYSDPMSSYRPPAYYLQSFSAANNSSETFNSDSSQSVQVVQQSVIAPNSQTRLTTNDARQRAQISPSMPIQQPQVARTTTDMTIETEPFRFQNTQRQHQNNHHHHHYHQRREPPGAPQDSYFPPQPRRLAEANREGDLYGYKGLKNAYTSDF from the coding sequence atGACTATTTTGGAATCCCAACTGGTAGGTAAGGACCCTACATTGGTtaaatttgatgagattaCTGGTGAAGATCGCTACAGAAGATATGGCTTCTTGATTATAATCGACTACATAGTGATGTTGGCCATCATTGTTCTTAAACTATGTTTCTTGGGTTCCGATATTTATACCTTGATTCAGATTTATGCACTAGAAAACTGGGACAATTACCACGCTATTAGTTATGTACCCATCTTGGTCTATAAGATAGTTTTCACTGTGTGCATTGGTATATCAATgatcttcctcatcatctctATAATCACCGGTTACAGAATCTATCAAAAGAACTACGTTATCCCCTCATATCTTGACGATGTGGCAAGACGGTTCAACTCCTTGAGATGTTACGAGAGGTTTTGCATATATGAAAATATCTCAACTAAATCACTGGCTGACTATACCGCTCTAACGATATACCAGTTATTGCATTATGACATTTTTCTCTGGATTTTCGCTGATACGCCCAGACAGGTGCTTAACGGTGCCACTGTGGCATATTCCATCTCAAATTCATTCACCAGCTCTAATTTGGTTGGTattatcaaagaaatagCTGCCACAAACGAGAGAGAGGCTATATTACTTTCCTTTAtgactttttctttcattgTGTggctttttttctctatcaaataCGTCATCCtaatcttttcttccatgTGCGTGGTGCCGTCAATTCGGCGCCGTACAAAACTGACTTTTATGAGAGGTTGCAGATCAATCGTTGCCGAGAGTGTCATGGAAATGTAcgaaaaggaagagaagaagaagagaaggtctatgatgaggaagagaagatttcCTTCGATCATTAAGGACAACTCTGTTGCCGAATTAACCGTTCTTGAAGAGTCCAACTCAAACTCCATTGGATCTCTAATTCACGAGAAGAATCCGTTTGATGTGGAGGATTATTCAGACCCAATGTCATCCTACAGACCTCCTGCCTATTATCTGCAATCCTTCTCTGCAGCTAACAATTCGTCCGAGACATTTAACAGTGATTCATCACAGTCTGTACAAGTTGTACAACAGTCTGTCATTGCACCTAATTCTCAGACTCGACTAACCACAAATGATGCTCGCCAAAGGGCACAGATTAGCCCCAGTATGCCTATACAGCAGCCGCAAGTGGCCAGAACTACAACTGATATGACTATAGAAACAGAACCATTTCGTTTTCAAAACACTCAACGGCAGCACCAAAataatcatcatcatcatcattaccATCAACGCCGGGAACCCCCTGGAGCACCTCAGGATTCTTATTTTCCTCCACAACCTCGCCGACTAGCTGAAGCTAACCGCGAAGGAGACCTCTATGGATATAAAGGTCTCAAAAATGCATACACTAGTGACTTCTAA
- a CDS encoding uncharacterized protein (BUSCO:EOG09343XYV), protein MSVLNREQELSLLNIICYYKPIGEHKESCFGSIVEKLNERYPGKGFDKKEIVKSLEKYYDLEGIEALDKEDITIDEEKKKEESISGRIAKRSGEGEGEGKDEANVKGEGKEEGEVKEEGKEKGEAKNKEHAKDMEEGEDKDGGEDKEIIGMRRRTRSGRDRERNVGAEKRGRSRTPRTRGNSPNTSKEMSANQEVEEDIAGRLRKRRKTTSAEKPTSAEKPTSEEKPTSEEKTTGEEKTTGEEKTTSEEKPRSRGPSEADDGPARRTRKHVQKETADSISQRGRHRRKSLRLEEAEDAEREKEEETNTRRLRTRRNRSSNPGSSSSAGSGANSGSNSGSVLVTGSEVAPKTRSQTRHSQKK, encoded by the coding sequence ATGAGTGTATTAAATAGGGAACAGGAGTTGTCATTGCTTAACATCATATGCTATTATAAACCGATAGGAGAACATAAGGAATCATGCTTTGGGAGTATAGTAGAGAAATTGAATGAAAGATATCCTGGGAAAGGATTTGACAAAAAGGAGATAGTGAAGTCATTAGAGAAGTACTATGATTTGGAAGGAATAGAGGCATTGGATAAAGAGGATATTACaatcgatgaagaaaagaagaaggaggagagTATATCGGGTAGAATAGCGAAGAGATCAGGGGAGGGGGAGGGAGAAGGCAAGGATGAAGCAAATGTCAAGGGGGAAGGCAAggaggaaggagaagtcAAGGAGGAAGGCaaggaaaaaggagaagcaaaaaACAAGGAGCATGCGAAAGACATGGAGGAGGGAGAAGACAAGGATGGGggagaagacaaagaaatcattggaatgagaagaagaacaagaagtggaagagatagagaaagaaatgttGGAGCCgagaaaagaggaagatcGAGAACACCAAGAACTAGAGGAAATAGTCCGAATACAAGCAAAGAAATGTCTGCAAATCAagaagtagaagaagatattgcTGGTCGActtagaaaaagaaggaagacCACTAGCGCAGAAAAGCCTACTAGCGCAGAAAAGCCCACTAGCGAAGAAAAGCCTACTAGCGAAGAAAAGACTACTGGCGAAGAAAAGACCACTGGCGAAGAAAAGACTACTAGCGAAGAAAAGCCCAGATCCCGAGGACCCAGCGAAGCCGACGATGGACCAGCAAGGAGAACGAGAAAACAtgttcaaaaagaaacggCAGATTCGATATCACAGCGAGGAAGACATAGAAGGAAATCCCTGAGACTAGAGGAAGCCGAGGATGCtgaaagagagaaggaagaagaaacaaatacTCGACGGCTACGAACGAGAAGAAACCGAAGTTCGAATCCGGGGTCGAGTTCTAGTGCGGGATCTGGAGCCAATTCAGGATCAAACTCGGGATCAGTGTTAGTTACAGGTTCAGAAGTTGCTCCTAAAACGAGAAGTCAAACGAGACACAGccagaagaaataa
- a CDS encoding uncharacterized protein (BUSCO:EOG09341OJE) produces MSSFYGDSDLTDDGEIFDIHQGIIFAIHLTPTMYSSIPIIFSNLLSLIHDLAKTMPNTGIGCYLFNCSNKATDETGGNGDQNASDWRRQLFSDRKGIYPVFRLNDINSSQLKRVNNLLQQSKGEDIIKLFKLLSEDPVTNNGQQLSWMLNQCQDDFTYIPKFVKRYSARRVFLFTDCDKPFNGSTSMRTTLQHNIHDLNAAKIGIIPFLMARGDGSDEQFNLKEYKILLEVGENGNLVDEENSKSRVNQIALKKIQEKISKTKEIKRTAFSCPLRINDQLTISIKGYSMFNEVKLRMMDSFYDDEGTYKLVHTKTYKLSKETGETTKENEVVRAFHVGDQYFNMDKSYYERLLRFGEKEKPILKVLGFRKTEYFNPSYTIGTAVFIAPDDNGDYTHSRRAFSALYQSMIRKRKMCLVWGMPRKMSYPSLYYMIPTDESLGFKTNVENYPQGFAMIQIPDRDQIRMLPNYVTETLQPTRIMEPNLFDSIVNELQSGFKSLENPQLSWYFKVFEDYLLQREVEGPEIKVESAVSEVVDKQKQMNKIDELKLKIMKLRLEPSANVKAMKNQLNRMSNSENLHPKEDREADLPPSKRTKLLTDELVIKAWKLRELNKFNAQQLRVYVNSKPNLIERSNTKDEMIRNIEEYLNRVVTSRE; encoded by the coding sequence ATGTCGTCATTCTACGGTGACTCTGATCTGACAGATGATGGGGAAATCTTTGATATCCATCAAGGTATCATCTTTGCGATACATTTAACCCCTACCATGTATAGTAGTATACCCATCATCTTCTCGAACCTTCTAAGCTTGATCCACGATCTTGCCAAAACGATGCCAAATACAGGAATTGGATGCTATCTATTCAATTGCTCGAATAAAGCCACTGACGAAACAGGCGGAAACGGAGACCAAAATGCCTCAGATTGGCGCAGACAACTGTTCTCAGATCGTAAAGGAATCTATCCGGTTTTCCGTCTCAACGATATCAATTCCAGCCAATTGAAACGAGTCAACAATCTACTTCAGCAGTCAAAAGGGGAAGATATCATTAAACTATTCAAGCTACTAAGCGAAGATCCAGTGACTAATAATGGCCAGCAATTGTCATGGATGCTTAATCAATGTCAAGATGACTTTACATACATTCCTAAGTTCGTCAAACGGTATAGTGCTCGGCgagtttttctttttacaGACTGTGATAAACCGTTTAATGGTTCTACCAGTATGAGAACTACGTTACAGCATAATATTCATGATTTAAATGCAGCCAAGATTGGCATAATACCTTTTCTAATGGCTCGAGGTGATGGATCCGACGAACAgttcaacttgaaggagtACAAGATTTTATTGGAAGTAGGAGAGAATGGAAATCTTGTTGATGAGGAGAACAGTAAATCTAGAGTGAATCAAATTgccttgaagaagattcaggAGAAGATCTCCAAGACGAAGGAGATTAAACGGACTGCTTTTTCTTGTCCACTCAGGATAAATGATCAACTCACCATCTCTATAAAGGGATATTCTATGTTCAACGAGGTAAAACTACGGATGATGGATAGTTTCTACGACGATGAAGGTACCTATAAACTTGTTCATACGAAAACGTACAAACTCTCGAAAGAAACCGGTGAAACGACTAAGGAAAATGAAGTAGTCAGAGCTTTTCACGTTGGTGATCAGTACTTTAATATGGATAAGTCATACTATGAAAGATTGTTAAGatttggagagaaagaaaaaccGATTCTAAAGGTTCTAGGATTCCGAAAGACGGAGTATTTCAATCCTAGCTACACTATTGGCACGGCCGTATTCATCGCTCCAGATGATAATGGCGATTACACGCATTCAAGAAGAGCCTTTTCTGCATTGTATCAATCGATGAtcagaaagaggaaaatgTGTTTGGTGTGGGGGATGCCACGTAAGATGTCTTATCCATCATTATATTATATGATACCGACGGATGAGTCATTAGGATTCAAGACAAATGTGGAAAATTACCCACAAGGATTTGCTATGATTCAAATTCCTGATCGAGATCAAATTCGGATGCTACCAAACTATGTTACAGAAACACTGCAGCCGACAAGAATCATGGAACCAAACCTATTTGATTCGATAGTGAACGAACTACAAAGTGGATTCAAATCCTTAGAAAATCCTCAGCTCAGCTGGTATttcaaagtgtttgaaGATTATCTACTACAGAGAGAAGTGGAGGGGCCGGAAATCAAGGTGGAATCGGCAGTGAGTGAAGTTGTCGATaagcagaagcagatgaaTAAGATTGACgaattgaagttgaagattaTGAAACTTCGATTGGAACCATCGGCAAACGTTAAAGCAATGAAAAACCAACTCAATAGAATGAGTAACTCTGAGAATTTACACCCTAAAGAGGATAGGGAAGCCGATTTACCTCCTAGTAAAAGGACCAAACTACTTACAGACGAACTAGTCATCAAGGCATGGAAATTGAGAGAATTGAACAAATTCAACGCGCAACAGTTGAGGGTTTACGTTAATTCCAAGCCTAATTTGATAGAACGGTCCAATACTAAGGATGAGATGATCCGAAATATTGAGGAATATTTAAATCGAGTCGTTACGAGTCGCGAATAA
- a CDS encoding uncharacterized protein (BUSCO:EOG09342454), protein MSATKIIQFLEHPCELKSAIQLKFFRVSNPPHPTSESERTCYDLLKQTSRSFASVILELDQELREPIMIFYLVLRALDTIEDDMTIDAKIKIALLEDFHNNLKKTGWTFDGNDPSENDRVVLQKFDKILIEYHKLKAPYQDIIKDITRQMGAGMAKYIQDQDFNVDGVKSIKDYNLYCHYVAGLVGEGLTKLSVAANFCDPSLEARMYLSESMGVFLQKTNIIRDFKEDMDDGRAFWPQEIWGKYAKKLSDFEKPEKLNDGLHCISELVLNALGEAKNCLIYLSFVYDHSTFNFCSIPQVMAIATLAEVFENPLVFKRNVKIRKGTTCHLILQSRTYQGVLDIFSHYLRIIHHKCPVSDPNYLEISLKCGELEQFLEELNPNPSHLPKGVEPTKTENYLNAQKKMKGDQVLDNVVKKETVACNSACAFFGITVVSLLYLVYVTFCQSH, encoded by the coding sequence ATGAGTGCCACTAAGATTATTCAGTTCTTGGAGCATCCTTGTGAGTTGAAGTCTGCTATTCAACTCAAGTTCTTCCGGGTTTCGAATCCTCCTCATCCGACCTCTGAATCGGAAAGGACGTGCTATGATTTACTTAAGCAGACCTCTCGATCCTTTGCTTCCGTGATATTGGAATTAGATCAAGAGCTTAGAGAGCCAATTATGATTTTCTATCTTGTTCTACGTGCTTTGGATACCATAGAAGACGATATGACAATAGATGCTAAGATCAAGATTGCATTGTTGGAAGATTTCCAtaacaatttgaagaagactggCTGGACTTTCGACGGAAATGATCCAAGCGAAAACGATAGAGTTGTCCTTCAAAAGTTTGACAAGATTCTCATTGAATATCACAAACTTAAGGCTCCTTATCAAGATATTATCAAGGATATTACCCGTCAAATGGGTGCTGGTATGGCCAAGTACATCCAGGATCAAGACTTCAATGTCGATGGAGTTAAATCTATCAAGGATTATAATCTATACTGTCATTATGTTGCCGGTCTAGTTGGTGAGGGCTTGACTAAGTTGTCTGTCGCTGCAAATTTCTGTgatccttctttggaagctCGCATGTATCTTTCCGAGTCAATGGGAGTATTCTTACAGAAGACCAACATCATTAGggacttcaaagaagatatggatGATGGAAGGGCTTTTTGGCCTCAGGAAATCTGGGGGAAGTATGCCAAGAAACTCTCCGACTTTGAGAAGCCTGAAAAGCTCAATGACGGTTTACATTGTATCAGTGAACTCGTTCTCAACGCTCTGGGTGAGGCTAAAAACTGTTTGATCTACTTGTCTTTTGTCTACGATCATTCcaccttcaatttctgctCTATTCCTCAAGTCATGGCCATTGCTACTCTAGCAGAGGTTTTTGAAAATCCTCTTGTCTTCAAGCGCAATGTCAAGATTAGAAAAGGTACCACTTGTCActtgattcttcaatccCGTACTTACCAGGGTGTCTTGGATATTTTCAGCCATTACTTGCGTATTATTCACCATAAGTGTCCCGTTTCTGATCCTAACTACCTCGAAATCTCACTAAAGTGCGGTGAGTTGGAGCAATTCCTAGAAGAGTTGAATCCTAATCCATCTCATTTGCCTAAAGGTGTCGAGCCCACCAAGACTGAAAACTATTTGAATgctcagaagaagatgaagggTGACCAGGTTTTAGACAATGTCGTAAAAAAGGAGACTGTGGCTTGCAATTCGGCATGCGCTTTCTTTGGTATCACCGTTGTCTCCTTGCTCTATTTAGTCTATGTTACCTTCTGTCAGTCTCATTGA